One region of Syngnathus scovelli strain Florida chromosome 15, RoL_Ssco_1.2, whole genome shotgun sequence genomic DNA includes:
- the LOC125982497 gene encoding serine/threonine-protein kinase TAO1-B isoform X4 — MPSSARAGSLKDPDVAELFFKEDPEKLFSDLREIGHGSFGAVYFAHDVRTNEVVAIKKMSYSGKQSNEKWQDIIKEVKFLRRIRHPNSIEYKGCYLREHTAWLVMEYCLGSASDLLEVHKKPLQEVEIAAITHGALQGLAYLHSHNMIHRDVKAGNILLTEPGQVKLADFGSASIASPANSFVGTPYWMAPEVILAMDEGQYDGKVDVWSLGITCIELAERKPPLFNMNAMSALYHIAQNESPALQSSEWSDYFRNFVDSCLQKIPQDRPHSDDMLGHAFLQRERPDSVLTELIVRTKDAVRELDNLQYRKMKKILLPEAHNGPAPEVPDPDEEPEASGGRAGTVNSIGSNQSIPSMSISASSQSSSVNSLNDSSRSELDLMDGDRTVMSNSSVIHLKPQEEEAFSGDQAAGSQPSEPQAATAVAITGAAAMAAPPRKHQRNREHFATIRTASLVTREMQEHEQDSELREQMSGYKRMRRQHQKHLMALENKLKGEMDEHRLRLDKELEGQRSNFTQEMDKLVKKHHASLDKDLKTFANDEKKFQQHIQVQQKKELSSFLESQKRQYKLRKEQLKEELSENQSTPKKEKQEWLTKQKENIQHFQAEEEANLLRRQRQYMKLECRRFKRRILIARHNVEQDLAREELNKRQTQKDLEHAMLLRHHESMQELEFRHLATIQKARAELIRTQHQTELTNQLEYNKRRERELRRKHFMEVRQQPKSLKVDVHKHRL; from the exons ATGCCATCGTCGGCACGAGCGGGGAGCCTGAAGGACCCCGATGTGGCCGAGCTCTTCTTCAAGGAAGATCCTGAGAAACTCTTCTCGGACCTGCGTGAGATCGGCCATGGCAGCTTCGGCGCCGTCTACTTT GCGCACGACGTGCGCACCAATGAGGTGGTGGCCATCAAAAAGatgtcgtacagcgggaagcAGTCCAACGAG AAGTGGCAGGACATCATCAAAGAAGTGAAGTTCCTCCGGAGGATCCGACACCCCAACAGCATTGAGTACAAAGGATGTTACCTGCGCGAGCACACCGCCTGG CTGGTGATGGAGTATTGCCTGGGCTCGGCCTCGGACCTCCTGGAAG TGCACAAGAAGCCTCTGCAGGAAGTGGAGATTGCTGCCATTACGCACGGCGCCCTGCAGGGGCTGGCCTACCTGCACTCGCACAATATGATCCACAG GGATGTGAAGGCGGGAAACATCTTGCTGACGGAGCCGGGACAGGTCAAACTGGCTGACTTTGGCTCCGCCTCCATCGCCTCGCCCGCCAACTCCTTTGTGGGGACGCCCTACTG GATGGCGCCCGAGGTGATCCTGGCCATGGACGAGGGCCAGTACGACGGCAAGGTGGACGTTTGGTCTTTGGGCATCACCTGCATTGAACTCG CGGAGAGGAAGCCGCCCTTGTTCAACATGAACGCAATGAGTGCCTTGTACCACATCGCGCAGAATGAAAGCCCCGCGCTTCAGTCCAGCGAATG GAGCGATTATTTCCGCAACTTTGTTGACTCTTGCCTTCAGAAGATCCCGCAGGACCGACCGCACTCGGACGACATGCTGGGC CACGCGTTCCTGCAGCGCGAGCGTCCTGACTCGGTCCTGACCGAACTGATCGTGAGAACCAAGGACGCTGTGCGAGAGCTGGACAACCTGCAGTACCGCAAGATGAAGAAGATCCTCCTGCCGGAGGCCCACAACGGACCGGCTCCGGAAGTGCCCGACCCAGACGAG GAGCCGGAGGCAAGCGGTGGGCGCGCTGGCACGGTGAACAGCATAGGCAGCAATCAGTCCATCCCCAGCATGTCCATCAGCGCCAGCTCGCAGAGCAGCTCCGTCAACAGCCTCAACGACAGCAGCCGCAGTGAGCTGGACCTTATGGACGGCGACCGCACAGTCATGTCCAACAGCTCCGTCATTCACCTCAAACCC CAGGAAGAGGAAGCTTTCTCTGGGGATCAGGCTGCAGGCAGTCAACCTTCGGAACCTCAGGCAGCAACTGCAGTGGCAATCACGGGAGCGGCTGCAATGGCGGCGCCTCCCAGGAAGCATCAGCGCAACCGCGAACACTTTGCCACCATCCGCACCGCTTCCCTA GTGACGCGCGAGATGCAGGAGCATGAGCAGGACTCGGAACTGCGTGAGCAGATGTCGGGTTATAAGCGCATGCGGCGGCAGCACCAGAAGCACCTGATGGCGCTGGAGAACAAGCTGAAAGGCGAGATGGACGAGCACAGGCTGCGTCTGGACAAAGAGCTCGAGGGCCAGAGGAGCAACTTTACCCAGGAGATGGACAAGTTGGTGAAGAAGCACCATGCCTCCCTCGACAAGGAT CTGAAGACTTTCGCCAACGACGAGAAGAAGTTCCAGCAGCATATTCAGGTGCAGCAGAAGAAGGAGCTCAGCAGCTTCCTGGAGTCGCAGAAGCGGCAGTACAAACTCCGCAAAGAACAGCTCAAGGAG GAACTGAGCGAGAATCAGTCAACTCCCAAGAAGGAAAAGCAGGAGTGGTTGACCAAGCAGAAGGAGAATATCCAGCATTTCCAG GCTGAGGAGGAAGCCAACCTGCTGAGGAGGCAGAGACAGTACATGAAGCTGGAATGCCGCCGCTTCAAGCGCAGAATCCTAATCGCCCGGCACAACGTAGAGCAGGACCTTGCAAGAGAG GAACTGAACAAGCGTCAGACACAAAAGGACCTGGAGCACGCCATGCTCCTGCGGCATCACGAGTCCATGCAGGAGCTGGAGTTTCGGCACTTGGCCACCATCCAAAAGGCTCGCGCCGAGCTCATCCGCACGCAGCACCAGACGGAGCTCACCAACCAGCTGGAGTACAACAAGAGGAGGGAACGAGAGCTCCGTCGCAAGCACTTTATGGAAGTCCGGCAGCAGCCTAAGAGCCTCAAGGTTGACGTGCATAAACACAGGC TCTAA